A genomic window from Bubalus bubalis isolate 160015118507 breed Murrah chromosome X, NDDB_SH_1, whole genome shotgun sequence includes:
- the LOC112582209 gene encoding DDB1- and CUL4-associated factor 12-like protein 2 — MALQQTGKKTREEPVPQKAAEGSSSLSSSSPGSAAVHADGPQPPKKPKRTVVRRSLVDYLKGREVGARGRAGLSGFDSELHGLAVRKLPELLRERELSLGTMDKVFASQWLNARQVVCGTKCNTLFVVDVQSSQVTRIPLMRDRRHSPAHAQQGCGIHALQLNPSKTLLATGGENPNSLAIYWLPTLDPLCLGDHGHKDWIFAVDWMSDTVVVSGSRDGTLGIWKIDPDVFRSSMAWHPGAGLSVYAHIRPMEVEDVPRADTNPGNCKVRAVAFGAKRQELGAVTMDGYFHLWKAQNTLSRLLSIRLPYCRDNVCLTYCDELSLYAVGSQSHISFLDLRQGHQSIRYLCSREGSTGVRSLSFYEHIVTVGTGQGSLLFYDFRAQKFLEEKVSDSQRSSPRPTGKRFRLICGRGWLNQDDLQMNYFSALGELPNALYTHCYNWPEMKLFVAGGPLPSSLRGNYAGLWS, encoded by the coding sequence ATGGCCCTGCAGCAAACAGGTAAGAAGACGCGGGAAGAGCCTGTGCCGCAGAAGGCCGCAGAGGGCTCGTCGTCGCTGAGCTCGTCGTCGCCGGGCTCGGCGGCGGTGCACGCAGACGGCCCGCAGCCTCCCAAGAAGCCCAAGCGGACGGTGGTGCGGCGCTCACTGGTGGACTACCTGAAGGGGCGCGAGGTGGGCGCGCGGGGCCGCGCGGGGCTCTCAGGCTTCGATAGCGAGCTGCATGGCCTCGCGGTGCGGAAGCTGCCAGAGCTGCTGCGGGAGCGCGAACTGTCCTTGGGCACCATGGACAAGGTGTTCGCGTCGCAGTGGCTGAACGCCAGGCAGGTGGTGTGCGGTACCAAGTGCAACACGCTCTTCGTGGTGGACGTGCAGTCCAGCCAGGTAACGCGCATCCCCCTCATGAGGGATCGTCGGCACTCGCCGGCCCACGCCCAGCAGGGCTGCGGCATCCATGCCCTCCAGCTGAATCCCTCCAAGACGCTGCTGGCCACCGGGGGTGAGAACCCCAACAGCCTGGCCATCTACTGGTTGCCAACGCTGGATCCCTTGTGCCTGGGCGACCACGGCCACAAAGACTGGATCTTCGCCGTCGACTGGATGAGCGACACGGTGGTGGTGAGCGGCTCCCGCGACGGCACCTTGGGCATCTGGAAGATAGACCCCGACGTATTCCGGAGCAGCATGGCCTGGCACCCTGGTGCAGGGCTCTCCGTGTATGCCCACATCCGTCCCATGGAAGTGGAGGATGTCCCCAGGGCCGACACCAACCCAGGTAACTGCAAGGTGCGGGCTGTGGCCTTCGGCGCCAAGAGGCAGGAGCTGGGAGCCGTGACCATGGATGGCTACTTCCACCTGTGGAAAGCCCAGAATACCCTGTCCAGGCTGTTGTCCATCAGACTGCCTTACTGCAGAGACAACGTGTGCCTGACCTACTGCGATGAGTTGTCCCTGTACGCGGTAGGCTCCCAGTCCCATATCTCTTTCCTGGATCTGCGCCAGGGTCACCAGAGCATCCGGTACCTGTGCTCCCGCGAGGGCAGCACGGGTGTGCGCTCCCTGAGCTTCTATGAGCACATCGTCACCGTGGGCACTGGCCAGGGCTCTCTGCTCTTCTATGACTTCCGCGCGCAGAAGTTCCTGGAGGAGAAGGTCTCTGACAGCCAGCGCTCCTCTCCGCGGCCCACAGGGAAGAGGTTCAGGCTGATCTGTGGCAGAGGCTGGCTCAACCAAGATGACCTGCAGATGAACTACTTCAGTGCCTTGGGCGAGTTGCCTAATGCTCTCTACACCCACTGTTACAACTGGCCGGAGATGAAGCTCTTCGTCGCTGGCGGCCCTCTTCCTTCAAGCCTCCGTGGGAACTATGCAGGCCTCTGGAGCTAA